One Varibaculum prostatecancerukia genomic window, GGCGACCACGGTAAAAACGCTTGTTCCAGTAAAAACAGCTGGTCTCCGAACAACAAAGACCACTTTCCCTATTCAGAAAACATCCAGAAAACATCCAGAGTGGAAACAGTTGTCGGTGCCATTATGGGGCCAAAGAGATAAAGAGGAGATTGAGATTGATGATGAACAACAATGATTCACCCCGACCCGATAACGCTCATCAGCCGCTCGACGACTGGGAAATGGACGATTGGCAAAGCGCCGGCTGGCCCGGAGAAATCCCGGAGCCGAGCGGTAATAGGTTTCCGGCAGCAGATCCCGGGAACAACGGAAACATTAACTCCAGCAAAAACGAGGACGCGCGTCCCGAATTAACCGGTAGGATTACCGATATTCAACCCGGCAACCCGGCGATTAGCGGCGGGGAGGCATCCTCCAATAGTGGAATCAGTCCCCAAACTAATCAGGATTTTCCCGCTGGACAGGCACGACTAGAGGGATATCCTTCCCCCTACAGCTCTGGTATTAGCGGGGCCTCCCACTCGCAAAATGAAAGTTTCTTCTCTAACGACTTTGCCCCCGAGCAGGCGACAAACACTACTACTTTCCCCTACTCCCCCTCACCCCAGGGAACATTTTCCTCCCCGGAGCATCCCGCTTGGGAACCGGCCGCGATGCCTCCCCGGAAACAAGAAAAAACTAAACGGGGTCCGGGTTGGCTAGCCACTATCGCAATCGCGGTGGCAGCGGCCCTCTGCGTATGGCTGTTGCCAGCCGAATTTGGGTCCCGTACTACTGCGCTTGGCAAATCTCCAGTAAAGGTGGCAACCGAAGCGCCGGTAGTGCAAGCTAACGCCAAACAGACCAACTGGGAGGCAGTCGCCAAAGCCGTCCAGCCCTCGGTGGTAGCTATCCAGGTGGCTTCCGGCGATTCCGGGGAAAGCGGATCCGGGGTAATTTTCGATGAGGCCGGACACGTGATTACTAACTATCACGTCGTTGCCTCCGCGGTTTCCGGGAAAGCGAAAGTGCAGATAGAGCTGAATAACGGCAAAATCTATGAAGCCAAAATTTTAGGTACTGATTCTTCCACTGACCTGGCAGTTCTAGAGTTTGTGAAACCTCCGAAAGATTTACAGATGGCTGCGCTGGGCAGTTCCTCGAATTTGCGAGTCGCCCAGCCGGTAGCCGCCATCGGTTCTCCTTTGGGGCTAGAGAACACGGTTACCACCGGAATCATTTCGGCTCTGGATCGCCCGGTAGTAGTCACCCAGTCTTCGGGTAAATCGGGGATTCAGATTCCGGGACTTAATGAGCGTTCTGGTGCCGGGGAACGGGTCGTTACCAATGCTATCCAGGTGGATGCGGCGATTAATCCCGGCAACTCTGGGGGGCCTCTCTTTGATGCTTCCGGCAAGGTTATTGGGATTACCTCCTCGATTGCTTCTCTAGGTTCCTCTGGGGAGGGACAGGCCGGTTCCATCGGTATCGGTTTTGCTATCCCAGTGAACCTGGTACGTAACGTGGCCGATCAGATTATCACCTCGGGCAAAGTTACCCACGCGATGCTGGGAGTCACCATTGAGACCGGAATTGCCCAGATTTCTGGGGAGGCTCGTATGGGGGCGAGGGTGTCCTCGGTAGTTCCCGGCTCGGGAGCCGATAAAGCCGGGCTCAAGCAAGGGGATCTGATTACTAAGATTGATGGGCGCCTGGTGGGTTCCGGAGTTGCACTGACCGGCTATGTTCGCTGGTACAACCCGGGGGACAAAGTAAAACTCACAGTAATCCGGGAGGACGGCTCCCACGAGATTGAGGCTCAGCTCGGCGCTCAGAAAGCCGATCGCTAGCCGATACGTACCCTAAACGAAGTGAGCCCGCTGGAAAACCAGCGGGCTCACTTATTGGTTTTAAACTCTAGGAGAAGATCGCGCGGAAGAATCCGCCGAACCAGGAGAACACCCTCACGAAGAACACCCGAACTTTAACTACAAAATTATTGGAGTTATCGGCTTGCTCGTCTGGCTGCGTAGTTGGCTCCGGTACCGCAGTAGGCGGATCGTCCGGAGTTGGCGCCTCGGTAAAGGTAGGCTCTGGGGTGGAGGGGGTAGGTTCTACGCTTGGCTGCGGATCCGGAGTCGGCTTAGGAGCAGTGGTCGGATCTTCACTGGGCTGAGGAACCTCAGCAGTGGGATTCGGGGTCGGATTAGCGGTTTCAGTGGGAACCTCCGGCTGAGCCGGTTCACTCGTAGGTTGAGCCGTAGGCTCTGGCTCTTGGCTGGGCTCAGGAGTAGTCGTCGAATCTTCACTGGGCTGCGCGGTTTCACTAGGCGCCGGATCCGGT contains:
- a CDS encoding S1C family serine protease, with product MMNNNDSPRPDNAHQPLDDWEMDDWQSAGWPGEIPEPSGNRFPAADPGNNGNINSSKNEDARPELTGRITDIQPGNPAISGGEASSNSGISPQTNQDFPAGQARLEGYPSPYSSGISGASHSQNESFFSNDFAPEQATNTTTFPYSPSPQGTFSSPEHPAWEPAAMPPRKQEKTKRGPGWLATIAIAVAAALCVWLLPAEFGSRTTALGKSPVKVATEAPVVQANAKQTNWEAVAKAVQPSVVAIQVASGDSGESGSGVIFDEAGHVITNYHVVASAVSGKAKVQIELNNGKIYEAKILGTDSSTDLAVLEFVKPPKDLQMAALGSSSNLRVAQPVAAIGSPLGLENTVTTGIISALDRPVVVTQSSGKSGIQIPGLNERSGAGERVVTNAIQVDAAINPGNSGGPLFDASGKVIGITSSIASLGSSGEGQAGSIGIGFAIPVNLVRNVADQIITSGKVTHAMLGVTIETGIAQISGEARMGARVSSVVPGSGADKAGLKQGDLITKIDGRLVGSGVALTGYVRWYNPGDKVKLTVIREDGSHEIEAQLGAQKADR